The following are encoded together in the Zingiber officinale cultivar Zhangliang chromosome 8A, Zo_v1.1, whole genome shotgun sequence genome:
- the LOC122007823 gene encoding uncharacterized protein LOC122007823 translates to MIRCDLLSSPPPPLPSSNPNPSSLHRNPTLVLCPKLSSPLSRCGARRSSSFCRVTGGDGGGSSSGDENAEPIRAGRFKFRDGSRRGGDQDEGNPWRSKKRRWWSDDSQIDVDEDFEDFDDDPTDPWDMIWIFKVFKSYGYFLPAIIVSMLLTTGPKAFLLALALPLGQSAISLAIDKVWGKAEDGPRTKTKARKREFTRSNWGFGRRWQDQGSEDEEGNNGYQSWVSTDTGVTGATTSGTSLGGWDELDIHGRGNTNGYARRQREGPSKKDLSQFKPTRKGKLSKRGRYKDEPLLLRLLIAIFPFLASWTRIL, encoded by the exons aTGATTCGCTGCGACCTCCTCTCTTCCCCGCCGCCTCCACTCCCTTCCTCGAATCCAAATCCAAGCTCTCTCCACCGGAACCCTACCCTTGTCCTTTGCCCTAAACTTTCGTCTCCGCTTTCCCGTTGTGGCGCTCGCAGAAGCTCGTCCTTTTGCCGGGTTACTGGGGGCGACGGCGGTGGCAGTTCCTCTGGGGACGAGAACGCGGAGCCCATCCGTGCTGGAAGATTCAAGTTCCGAGATGGCAGCAGAAGAGGTGGAGACCAAGATGAGGGAAACCCATGGAGGAGCAAAAAGAGGCGGTGGTGGTCTGACGACTCTCAGATTGATGTTGATGAGGACTTCGAAGACTTTGATGATGACCCTACGGATCCCTGGGATATGATTTGGATCTTTAAG GTGTTCAAATCTTATGGCTATTTTCTACCAGCTATTATAGTTTCGATGCTTCTTACAACCGGTCCAAAAGCCTTCTTGTTGGCCTTGGCATTACCTCTTGGCCAATCGGCAATCTCTCTAGCAATTGACAAGGTGTGGGGGAAGGCAGAAGATGGTCCACGAACCAAGACTAAGGCCAGGAAGAGAGAATTCACAAGGTCGAATTGGGGGTTTGGAAGGCGATGGCAGGATCAAGGTAGTGAGGATGAGGAAGGAAATAATGGTTATCAGTCATGGGTGTCAACAGATACTGGTGTTACTGGAGCAACAACCTCTGGAACTAGTTTAGGGGGATGGGATGAACTAGATATACATGGCAGAGGCAACACTAATGGCTATGCGAGACGCCAAAGAGAAGGACCATCAAAAAAAGATTTATCCCAGTTTAAGCCCACTAGAAAGGGGAAGTTGTCCAAGAGGGGAAGGTACAAGGACGAGCCTCTGTTGTTAAGACTGTTGATTGCAATTTTCCCATTCTTGGCATCTTGGACCAGGATATTGTGA
- the LOC122010588 gene encoding protein FAR1-RELATED SEQUENCE 4-like codes for MDQGKSDSNEINDNNDHVSTDLSPSSLNEVMISKIGMTFISEDEVRNFYKSYAQNFGFGISKLGGKKGDDGKQKYFCFGYAKSGKTVSQAKNALYPRPSIKTNCKAKINVVIRNDDNFVINNVSLEHNHVLSPGKSWYFRCNKLLDSTTKRKLELNDQAGITLSKSFHSLVVEAGGYENLTFNERKCRNYISEARRLRLGDEDAEALSNYFCRMQSRNSNFFYVLDLDEESRIRNVFWADARCRVAYHYFSDVVTFDTTYLTNSYDMPFAPFVGMNHHGQSILLGCGLLSSEDSETFIWLFKSWLTCMLGRAPKAIITDQCRAMAIAIEEIFPDSHHRLCLWHIMKKLPAKLGGHAQYKLIKKQLKNIVYNSLSIDECDENWMKMIEVFNLENNDWLKSLYEQRNRWIPVYVKDKFWAV; via the exons ATGGATCAAGGAAAAAGTGATTCAAATGAGATAAACGATAACAACGACCATGTGAGCACAGATCTATCTCCATCTAGTTTAAATGAAGTCATGATTTCTAAGATTGGCATGACTTTTATATCTGAAGATGAAGTTCGTAATTTTTATAAATCATATGCTCAGAATTTTGGTTTTGGTATTTCCAAATTAGGTGGTAAAAAGGGAGATGATGgaaagcaaaaatatttttgttttggaTATGCCAAAAGTGGTAAAACAGTATCTCAAGCCAAAAATGCTTTGTACCCTAGACCTTCTATTAAGACAAATTGCAAAGCTAAGATTAATGTTGTTATTCGGAATGATGATAACTTTGTGATAAATAATGTATCTCTTGAACATAATCACGTCTTGAGCCCGGGAAAGTCATGGTATTTTAGATGTAATAAATTATTGGATTCAACTACAAAGAGGAAACTTGAATTAAATGATCAAGCAGGAATTACTTTAAGTAAAAGTTTTCATTCATTGGTAGTTGAGGCTGGAGGCTATGAGAATTTGACATTTAATGAGAGAAAGTGTAGGAATTATATTTCAGAAGCTAGAAGGTTGAGGTTAGGGGATGAAGATGCTGAAGCCTTGAGTAATTATTTTTGTCGCATGCAAAGTCGGAACTCTAACTTCTTTTATGTGCTTGATTTAGATGAAGAGTCTCGAATAAGAAATGTTTTTTGGGCAGATGCAAGATGTAGGGTTGCATATCATTATTTTTCTGATGTTGTGACTTTTGATACAACTTATTTGACTAATAGTTATGATAtgccatttgctccttttgttgggatgaatcatcatggTCAATCCATTTTGCTTGGATGTGGATTATTATCAAGTGAAGATTCAGAAACATTCATATGGTTGTTCAAATCTTGGCTGACATGTATGCTTGGGCGTGCTCCAAAGGCCATAATCACAGACCAGTGTCGTGCCATGGCAATTGCTATTGAAGAGATATTTCCGGATTCTCATCATCGTTTGTGTCTTTGGCATATAATGAAAAAATTACCAGCAAAATTAGGTGGGCATGCTCAATATAAGCTGATAAAGAAACAATTGAAGAATATTGTTTACAACTCACTTAGTATTGATGAATGTGATGAGAATTGGATGAAAATGATTGAGGTTTTTAATTTAGAGAACAATGACTGGTTGAAATCTTTGTATGAACAGCGGAATAGATGGATACCTGTGTATGTCAAAGATAAGTTTTGGGCAG TTTGA